The proteins below are encoded in one region of Saccopteryx leptura isolate mSacLep1 chromosome 1, mSacLep1_pri_phased_curated, whole genome shotgun sequence:
- the RPS3 gene encoding small ribosomal subunit protein uS3 → MAVQISKKRKFVADGIFKAELNEFLTRELAEDGYSGVEVRVTPTRTEIIILATRTQNVLGEKGRRIRELTAVVQKRFGFPEGSVELYAEKVATRGLCAIAQAESLRYKLLGGLAVRRACYGVLRFIMESGAKGCEVVVSGKLRGQRAKSMKFVDGLMIHSGDPVNYYVDTAVRHVLLRQGVLGIKVKIMLPWDPSGKIGPKKPLPDHVSIVEPKDEILPTTPISEQKGGKPEPPAMPQPVPTA, encoded by the exons ATGGCGGTGCAAATTTCCAAGAAGAGGAAG tTTGTTGCTGATGGCATCTTCAAAGCTGAACTGAACGAGTTTCTCACTCGGGAGCTGGCTGAAGATGGCTACTCCGGAGTTGAGGTCCGAGTTACACCAACCAGGACAGAAATTATTATTTTGGCCACCAG GACGCAGAATGTTCTTGGTGAGAAGGGCCGACGGATACGGGAGTTGACTGCTGTGGTTCAGAAGAGGTTTGGCTTCCCTGAGGGCAGTGTAGAG CTTTATGCCGAAAAGGTGGCTACAAGAGGTCTGTGTGCTATTGCCCAGGCAGAATCTCTGCGTTACAAACTCCTAGGCGGACTTGCTGTGCGGAG GGCCTGCTATGGCGTGCTGCGGTTCATCATGGAGAGCGGGGCCAAAGGCTGTGAGGTCGTGGTGTCTGGGAAGCTCCGTGGGCAGAGGGCTAAGTCCATGAAGTTTGTCGATGGTCTGATGATCCACAGCGGGGACCCTGTTAACTACTACGTGGACACTGCTGTGCGCCATGTGCTGCTCAGGCAGG GTGTGCTGGGCATCAAAGTGAAGATCATGCTTCCTTGGGACCCTAGTGGTAAGATAGGCCCTAAGAAGCCCCTGCCTGACCACGTGAGCATCGTGGAACCCAAAGATGAGATACTGCCCACCACCCCCATCTCGGAACAGAAGGGTGGGAAGCCAGAGCCACCTGCCATGCCCCAGCCAGTGCCCACAGCATAA